In one Musa acuminata AAA Group cultivar baxijiao chromosome BXJ2-5, Cavendish_Baxijiao_AAA, whole genome shotgun sequence genomic region, the following are encoded:
- the LOC135611845 gene encoding arabinogalactan protein 23-like, with protein sequence MEMRKVACAVLVVAASATGALAAEAPAPGPASASFAVTPAVGAAIGASVLSFFAFYLQ encoded by the coding sequence ATGGAGATGAGAAAGGTTGCCTGTGCCGTCCTCGTCGTCGCCGCCTCGGCAACCGGCGCCCTCGCCGCCGAGGCGCCGGCTCCTGGCCCCGCCAGCGCGTCCTTCGCAGTCACCCCCGCCGTTGGAGCCGCCATTGGGGCCTCCGTGCTCTCCTTCTTCGCCTTCTACTTGCAGTAA